The following are encoded in a window of Mycobacterium vicinigordonae genomic DNA:
- the tilS gene encoding tRNA lysidine(34) synthetase TilS, producing the protein MDRSGAVAQLRRAAIEFARVYVAGDERWCVGLSGGPDSLALTAVAAELRPTLALIVDHGLQPDSAVVAENARAQALSLGCVDARVLSVECDPSGAGGPEAAARTARYAALRAHRDGPVLLAHTLDDQAETVLLGLGRGSGPRSIAGMRPFDSPWCRPLLGVRRAVTLAACAQLGLATWQDPHNADRRFTRVRLRREVLPLLEDVLGGGVAEALARTATALREDTEFLDAIAAAALADIGSGDGLDASALSALPDPVRRRVIRGWLQSGGAVGLTDKQIRAVDRLVTAWRGQGGVAVGSQLRGRRLVAGRRAGLLTLSPEAM; encoded by the coding sequence ATGGATCGATCGGGTGCTGTAGCCCAGCTGCGCAGGGCTGCAATCGAATTCGCCCGCGTCTACGTAGCTGGCGACGAACGGTGGTGTGTCGGCCTGTCCGGCGGGCCGGACTCGTTGGCGCTGACCGCCGTCGCCGCGGAGTTGCGGCCCACCCTGGCGTTGATCGTCGACCACGGGCTGCAGCCGGACTCTGCTGTTGTCGCGGAAAACGCACGCGCACAAGCTCTTTCGTTAGGTTGTGTGGACGCGCGGGTGCTATCCGTCGAGTGTGACCCGTCCGGCGCCGGAGGGCCGGAGGCGGCGGCGCGCACCGCCCGCTACGCAGCCCTGCGGGCCCATCGAGACGGCCCGGTGCTGCTGGCGCACACCCTCGACGACCAGGCGGAGACGGTGCTGCTCGGGCTGGGCCGCGGCTCGGGTCCCCGGTCCATCGCCGGCATGCGTCCTTTCGATTCGCCCTGGTGTCGGCCGTTGCTGGGGGTGCGGCGGGCCGTGACGCTGGCCGCCTGTGCCCAGCTGGGCCTGGCGACGTGGCAGGACCCGCACAACGCCGACCGCCGCTTCACCCGGGTTCGGTTGCGCCGCGAGGTGTTGCCGCTGCTGGAAGACGTGCTCGGCGGTGGGGTCGCCGAAGCGCTGGCCCGCACCGCGACGGCGCTGCGTGAGGACACCGAGTTCCTCGACGCGATTGCCGCCGCAGCACTGGCCGACATCGGGTCCGGCGACGGGTTGGATGCCAGTGCGTTGTCCGCCCTGCCCGACCCGGTGCGGCGACGGGTGATCCGGGGCTGGCTGCAATCCGGCGGTGCGGTCGGGCTCACCGACAAGCAGATCCGTGCGGTGGACAGGCTGGTCACGGCATGGCGGGGCCAGGGCGGGGTGGCGGTCGGGTCTCAGTTGCGTGGTCGGCGCTTGGTTGCCGGGCGGCGTGCGGGCTTGCTTACGTTGTCGCCCGAGGCAATGTGA
- a CDS encoding zinc-dependent metalloprotease: MTDTAELTMGNAVDWRFAAAVGEKLTRGGPVTSEYTRRQVIDELMSAAAQAEPPVRDVTGLITDGAVPPARVVDRRQWIRAATESMRAMTNGGDKPRGFLTGRLTGAQTGAVLAYVSSGILGQYDPFGEFGDARAGSLLLVYPNVIAVERQLNVEPSDFRLWVCLHEVTHRVQFTANPWIAGHMSSSLGLLTQEPAENLGEVASRLAGFVRSRGKGSDDFGSEGILGLVRAVQSEPQRKALDQLLVLGTLLEGHAEHVMDAVGPMVVPSVATIRNRFDERRQRKQPPLQRILRALLGLDAKLSQYTRGKAFVDAVVDRVGMTRFNTVWTSPETLPLPAEIEHPQRWIDRVL, translated from the coding sequence ATGACCGACACCGCCGAACTGACCATGGGCAACGCCGTCGACTGGCGTTTCGCCGCCGCAGTGGGGGAGAAGCTGACCCGCGGGGGTCCGGTCACGTCGGAGTACACCCGCCGCCAGGTGATCGACGAGCTGATGAGCGCCGCCGCGCAGGCCGAGCCACCGGTTCGCGACGTCACCGGCCTGATCACAGACGGCGCGGTGCCGCCGGCCCGCGTGGTGGACCGGCGGCAGTGGATCAGGGCGGCCACCGAGTCGATGCGGGCGATGACCAACGGAGGTGATAAGCCGCGGGGCTTTCTCACCGGCCGGCTCACCGGCGCGCAGACGGGAGCTGTGCTGGCGTACGTCTCCTCGGGCATCCTCGGCCAATACGACCCCTTCGGCGAATTCGGGGACGCGCGGGCGGGGAGCCTGTTGTTGGTGTACCCCAATGTGATCGCAGTGGAGCGCCAGCTCAACGTCGAGCCGTCCGACTTCCGGCTGTGGGTGTGCCTGCACGAGGTCACTCATCGGGTGCAATTCACCGCCAACCCGTGGATCGCCGGCCACATGTCGAGTTCGCTGGGTCTGCTGACCCAAGAGCCCGCCGAAAACCTCGGAGAGGTGGCGAGCCGACTCGCCGGTTTCGTCCGCAGCCGCGGAAAGGGTTCCGATGATTTCGGTTCCGAGGGGATCCTGGGTTTGGTGCGCGCCGTGCAATCCGAGCCGCAGCGCAAGGCGCTGGACCAACTGCTGGTGCTCGGAACGTTGCTGGAAGGCCATGCCGAGCACGTGATGGACGCGGTCGGACCGATGGTGGTTCCGTCGGTGGCCACCATCCGCAACCGGTTCGACGAACGTCGGCAGCGTAAACAGCCACCGCTGCAACGGATTTTGCGCGCACTACTGGGTCTAGATGCCAAGCTAAGCCAGTACACCCGTGGCAAGGCGTTCGTCGACGCGGTGGTGGACAGGGTCGGAATGACGCGCTTCAACACGGTCTGGACGAGCCCCGAGACGTTGCCGCTGCCTGCCGAGATCGAACATCCACAGCGATGGATCGATCGGGTGCTGTAG
- the dacB gene encoding D-alanyl-D-alanine carboxypeptidase/D-alanyl-D-alanine endopeptidase, translating to MGPKRWRKTTHVLVGLTVCAFVAAVVAAAVLFTTGGHGGSGARSPVPPPRPPTVKAGVSPVADNAEAPSAGGVAAALAAAAADPNLGRLGGRITDAMTGKELWRQLDDVPMVPASVNKILTAAAALLTLDRQARISTRVVAAAQSSQGPVVLVGAGDPTLSAAPPGVDTWYRGAARINDLVEQIHRSGMTPTSVQVDMSAFSGPTIAPGWDLADVDNGDVAPIEAAMIDAGRIQPTTVNSRRSRTPALDAGRELAKALGLDPAAVSVASAPSGARQLAVVQSAPLIQRLSQMMNASDNVMAECIAREVAAAINRPRSFTGAVDAVTNRLNIAHVDTGGVALVDSSGLSVDNRLTARTLDGAVQAAAGPDQPSLRALLDLLPIAGGSGTLGERFLDRSTDQGPAGWLRAKTGSLTAVNSLVGVLTDASGRVLTFAFISNDAGPNGRNAMDALATRLWFCGCAA from the coding sequence ATGGGTCCCAAACGCTGGCGCAAGACCACCCACGTGTTGGTGGGGTTGACGGTGTGTGCGTTCGTTGCGGCCGTGGTCGCGGCCGCGGTGCTGTTCACCACCGGTGGGCATGGCGGCAGCGGGGCCCGGTCACCGGTACCCCCGCCCCGTCCGCCCACCGTCAAAGCGGGGGTGAGTCCGGTGGCGGACAACGCCGAGGCACCGAGCGCCGGCGGGGTGGCGGCGGCACTGGCCGCGGCCGCCGCCGACCCCAATCTGGGCAGGCTGGGAGGCCGGATCACCGATGCCATGACCGGCAAGGAACTGTGGCGTCAACTTGACGACGTGCCGATGGTGCCGGCATCGGTCAATAAAATCCTGACCGCCGCCGCGGCGCTGCTCACCCTGGACCGGCAGGCGCGGATCAGCACCCGGGTGGTGGCCGCCGCGCAGAGCTCGCAGGGACCTGTGGTGTTGGTGGGCGCCGGGGACCCGACGCTGTCGGCCGCCCCGCCCGGCGTTGACACCTGGTATCGCGGTGCGGCCCGGATCAACGACTTGGTCGAGCAGATACACCGCAGCGGAATGACGCCGACGTCGGTGCAGGTCGACATGTCGGCTTTCAGCGGTCCCACCATCGCTCCGGGTTGGGATCTCGCCGATGTCGACAACGGCGACGTCGCCCCGATCGAGGCGGCGATGATCGATGCCGGCCGCATTCAGCCCACCACCGTCAACTCCCGCCGCTCTCGAACGCCGGCGTTGGATGCCGGGCGGGAGCTGGCTAAGGCCTTGGGGCTGGACCCGGCGGCGGTATCCGTCGCGTCGGCGCCTTCTGGCGCCCGGCAACTGGCCGTTGTGCAGTCCGCACCGCTGATCCAGCGGCTGTCCCAGATGATGAACGCCTCGGACAATGTGATGGCCGAGTGCATCGCGCGTGAGGTGGCCGCCGCCATCAACCGGCCGCGGAGCTTCACCGGCGCGGTCGACGCAGTGACCAATCGGCTCAACATCGCGCATGTGGACACCGGTGGGGTCGCGCTGGTCGATTCCAGTGGCCTGTCGGTGGACAATCGCTTGACCGCACGCACCCTCGACGGCGCGGTGCAGGCTGCCGCGGGGCCGGATCAGCCGTCGTTGCGGGCCTTGCTGGATCTGCTGCCGATCGCCGGCGGCAGCGGCACGCTCGGTGAACGCTTCCTCGACCGGTCCACCGATCAAGGCCCGGCGGGCTGGCTGCGGGCCAAGACCGGCTCGCTGACCGCCGTAAACTCGCTCGTTGGGGTTCTGACCGACGCGAGCGGACGGGTGCTTACCTTCGCGTTCATCTCCAACGACGCCGGACCCAACGGCCGCAACGCAATGGACGCGCTGGCGACCCGGTTGTGGTTCTGTGGGTGCGCGGCATGA
- a CDS encoding inorganic diphosphatase, producing MQFDVTIEIPKGQRNKYEVDHETGRVRLDRYLYTPMAYPTDYGFIEDTLGEDGDPLDALVLLPQPLFPGVLVEARPVGMFRMVDEAGGDDKVLCVPAGDQRWDHIQDIGDVPEWELEAIKHFFVHYKDLEPGKFVKAADWVGRAEAEAEVQRSVERFKSSGH from the coding sequence GTGCAATTCGACGTGACCATCGAAATCCCAAAGGGCCAGCGCAACAAGTACGAGGTCGACCACGAGACCGGCCGCGTAAGGCTGGACCGCTACCTCTACACACCGATGGCTTACCCGACCGACTACGGCTTCATCGAGGACACCCTCGGTGAAGACGGTGACCCGCTGGACGCTCTCGTACTGCTGCCGCAGCCGCTGTTCCCCGGGGTGCTGGTGGAGGCGCGGCCGGTGGGCATGTTCCGCATGGTCGACGAGGCCGGTGGCGACGACAAGGTGCTGTGCGTGCCGGCCGGTGACCAGCGTTGGGACCACATCCAAGACATCGGCGACGTCCCGGAGTGGGAACTCGAAGCCATCAAGCACTTCTTCGTGCACTACAAGGACCTGGAGCCGGGCAAGTTCGTCAAGGCCGCCGACTGGGTCGGCCGTGCCGAAGCCGAAGCCGAGGTGCAGCGTTCGGTGGAGCGATTCAAGTCCAGCGGCCACTGA
- a CDS encoding glycosyltransferase family 2 protein gives MGTEKLGTDTRYPEARYPEAWIVVPAYNEATVIGEVVAELRSVFDHVVVVDDGSTDGSGEVARQAGAYLVRHPINLGQGAAIQTGIEYARRQPGSAVFATFDADGQHRVKDVARMIDRLNRGDVDVVIGTRFGQSVASRPPLLKRIVLQTAARLSRRGRRLGLTDTNNGLRVFNKTVADGLNITMSGMSHASEIVMMIAENHWRVAEEPVEVLYTEYSKSKGQPLLNGVNIIFDGFLRGRIRR, from the coding sequence ATGGGCACTGAAAAGTTAGGTACCGACACGCGTTACCCCGAAGCGCGTTACCCCGAAGCCTGGATTGTCGTTCCCGCCTACAACGAAGCCACTGTGATCGGCGAGGTCGTCGCAGAGTTGCGTTCGGTCTTCGATCACGTCGTCGTGGTCGACGACGGCAGCACCGACGGCAGCGGCGAGGTCGCCCGGCAGGCGGGGGCGTACCTGGTGCGCCATCCGATCAACCTGGGCCAGGGCGCGGCCATCCAGACCGGCATCGAGTACGCGCGCAGGCAACCCGGGTCTGCGGTGTTCGCCACCTTCGACGCCGACGGGCAGCACCGGGTTAAAGACGTGGCCAGGATGATCGACCGGCTCAACCGTGGCGACGTCGACGTCGTGATCGGGACCCGGTTCGGCCAGTCCGTCGCGAGCCGGCCACCGCTGCTGAAGCGGATCGTGCTGCAGACGGCCGCGCGGTTGAGCCGGCGGGGCCGCCGGCTCGGCCTGACCGACACCAACAACGGGCTACGGGTGTTTAACAAGACAGTGGCCGACGGTCTGAACATCACCATGAGCGGGATGAGTCACGCCAGTGAGATCGTGATGATGATCGCCGAAAACCATTGGCGGGTAGCCGAAGAACCAGTCGAAGTGCTTTACACCGAATACTCCAAGTCCAAGGGGCAGCCGCTGCTCAACGGCGTCAACATCATCTTCGACGGATTCCTGCGTGGGCGGATACGCCGATGA
- a CDS encoding DUF2304 domain-containing protein: protein MNWIKVLLIGSIIALLVFLLRSRRSARARAWVKVGYVLFVVLGIYAVLRPDDTTVVAHWFGVNRGTDLMLYALIMAFSFTTLSTYMRFKDLELRYARLARAIAVEGAQEPEPAPELSPRE from the coding sequence ATGAACTGGATCAAGGTGCTGCTGATCGGCTCGATCATCGCGCTGCTCGTCTTCCTGTTGCGCTCACGCCGCAGCGCACGGGCCCGCGCCTGGGTGAAAGTGGGCTACGTCCTGTTCGTGGTGCTCGGCATTTACGCCGTGCTGCGCCCTGACGACACCACCGTGGTGGCGCACTGGTTCGGGGTGAACCGCGGCACCGACCTGATGCTGTATGCGCTGATCATGGCGTTCAGTTTCACCACGCTGAGCACTTACATGCGGTTCAAGGACTTGGAGCTGCGCTACGCGCGCCTGGCGCGGGCCATCGCGGTGGAAGGCGCCCAGGAGCCGGAACCCGCCCCGGAGCTCTCCCCGCGAGAGTGA
- a CDS encoding NAD-dependent epimerase/dehydratase family protein, which produces MRALVTGAAGFIGSTLVDRLLADGHVVVGLDNFASGRATNIEHLADNPAYAFVEADIVTADLDGILDQHRCEVVFHLAAQIDVRHSVANPQFDATVNVIGTIRLAEAARRAQVRKVVHTSSGGSIYGVPPQYPTPETVPTDPASPYAAGKVAGEIYLNTFRHLYGLDCSHIAPANVYGPRQDPHGEAGVVAIFAQALLEGKPTKVFGDGSNTRDYVYVDDVVDAFVKAAGEAGGGLRFNVGTGVETSDRQLHSAVAAAVGGPDDPEFHPPRLGDLKRSCLDIGLAAEVLGWHPQVELDEGVRRTVDYFRHKHG; this is translated from the coding sequence GTGCGCGCACTGGTCACCGGGGCAGCCGGTTTCATCGGGTCGACGCTAGTCGACCGTCTTCTGGCCGACGGCCACGTGGTGGTGGGTCTGGACAATTTCGCCAGCGGCCGCGCGACCAACATCGAGCATCTTGCCGACAATCCCGCGTACGCGTTCGTCGAGGCCGACATCGTCACCGCAGACCTGGACGGCATACTCGATCAGCACCGGTGCGAGGTGGTGTTTCACCTGGCGGCCCAGATCGACGTGCGGCATTCGGTGGCCAACCCGCAGTTCGACGCCACAGTCAACGTGATCGGCACCATCCGGCTGGCCGAGGCCGCGCGTCGGGCGCAGGTGCGTAAGGTGGTGCACACTTCGTCGGGCGGCTCCATCTACGGTGTGCCGCCGCAGTATCCGACGCCCGAAACGGTGCCCACCGATCCTGCTTCGCCCTATGCGGCGGGCAAAGTGGCCGGCGAAATCTACCTGAACACCTTCCGGCACCTGTACGGCCTGGACTGCTCACATATCGCCCCAGCCAACGTGTATGGCCCGCGCCAGGACCCGCACGGCGAGGCCGGGGTGGTGGCGATATTCGCCCAGGCACTGCTGGAGGGCAAGCCCACCAAGGTGTTCGGTGACGGCTCCAACACCCGCGACTATGTATACGTCGACGACGTCGTCGACGCCTTCGTCAAGGCTGCTGGGGAGGCTGGCGGCGGGCTGCGCTTCAACGTCGGCACCGGCGTCGAAACCTCAGACCGGCAACTGCATTCGGCGGTGGCCGCGGCGGTCGGAGGTCCGGACGATCCGGAGTTTCACCCGCCGCGTCTCGGTGACCTTAAGCGCTCCTGCCTCGACATCGGTTTGGCAGCAGAGGTTTTGGGCTGGCACCCGCAGGTGGAACTCGACGAGGGTGTGCGGCGCACGGTGGACTACTTCCGGCACAAACACGGCTGA